DNA from bacterium:
GAGCCAGGACCCGGATGGCCTGGAACCCTCCGACGACCTGCCCCCGGCGAAGATCGACGAGCACCATCTCGGTCTCGAGTCGCGCCGGTGTGAGGTCGGGCGGGACGGGGACGGCCGGATCGCGGAACGAGACAATCTCCACGCGCCCCCGCCAGTCAAGGTTGGCCAGGACGCGGGCCGTCGCGCGGCACGTCGGACAGAAGCCGTCGATATAGAGGCGCGCGGCCGGGGCCGTTCCGCGGACGCGCGCACGGACCCACTGCCTTAGGGTCGCATACTCTCTATCGGTGATCAGGAACAGGTCCATGCCGATCATGAGCGTCCCGAACGCCCACAGCCCCATGAAGATCGCGGTCAAGAAGTGAAATATCATGCCCCACACCAGCCAGGGAACCCTGAACGGCGACAGGATCGCGACGGGAAACATAATCGGGTAGACGACCGAAATATACGTACCCGGCGTCACGATCCAGGGAGATTGCGTGATGTGCTGGAAAAGCGGCGACGAGAATAGCGCGGACTGGCTGCCGTAATACAACGCCGTGCCGTGCTGCCACTCCTCGCCAAACCCCTTGGCGAATCCGGCGAAGAAATACAAAATGGCAACCTGCGCCGCGATCGCGAGGACCCCGATGTTGTGAATCCAGACGCGCAGGGCGCCCGGCGGGACCTGCGCGCGCGGCGGCAGCGTGAGGAGCATGTAGGTGAGCGCAAGCCGCGTGAGGTCGTCGTCCCCCTGACTGAAGGGAAGCCGCCACACGAGCAGCGAGAAACCGGCCAGCGCCAGAAAGACCGACGCATAAAAGCTGCGGCCGGCGAGGAGACCAAGGGCGCCGAGGCCGATCGCCGCCAGCACCGTGTGCGTGCCGGCACTGGTCCGAAAGACAGCATCGAGAACTCCGCCGGCACGCGCGCCAAACAGGCCGACGTACGACTGGCCCGCCGCGACGCCGTTCGGGCCCCATAACGCGTCTGCAAGCGGCCAGTAAATGATCGCCTTGAAGAGCAGCGCGCAGCCGAGCAGGACCTGCATGATCCGGAGACCGGCGCGTTGATGGGGATGATGGGCGAGCCAGCGCCACCCCGCGCGGACGGGGCTCACTAACGCACTTCCACGGCGGGTACCGGCATAGGCGACCGGGTTGGATCTGCGGCATAGACGCCGATCAAGGTGTCGCGAACCTCCCGCCGTCCGGAGCCTCGGTCGGGCCACGGCGTCGCGAACTGGTCGTGGATCTTTAACGCCATCGCGTTGTATTTCGGCGCCGGGAAGCGAGCATTGACAAATTCCGAGCCAAGACGCCACAAGTAGAGAATGGCCTGCTGGCGCGCCTGGACGTGCGCGGCCTTCGCGGCCTCGCAGGCTTTCGCGCCCTCCTCGCGGCACGGGTAGAGGTACCGGAAACTCGCGGGATCTCCGTCCAGATAATCAACCATCTCCACGATGTGGAAATGGCCCAACGCTTCGTCGTATGAAAACGGCATACGCTGTCTGTGCTCCCACAGCGCTCTGGTGAGGTCATACCACCCCGTCTTCGGTACACCGAGCCGGCCCACGGCAGCCGACTCAGCCGGGGTCAGCGGCCGAATCATCAGTGAAAGGTTGTCCGACATCGGGTCGGGGGCGAAGAGGCCCCAACCCTGAGCGAAATACTTGTCGATGTAAGCATTCAGGATCGGCGCGAGAGCGCGGCGGACAGGATTATTATAGAGAACGTACACGCCCGTCAGCGCAAAGTGGAACACCAGCCACGCCAGCAGCGTGACGCGGAGTCCATTGGCCGCCCAAACGCGGATTCGAGAGATCATTCTAGCGCGCCCGCCCGAATTCTCTTAGTCGGCGACACAACAAGACCGGCGGCGGCCACGCGCGGCCGCCGCCGGTCATCTTCCCGATCTGGGGTTGGAGTGCCTGCCGCCTAGTGAGTATTCCCGTGTTCTTGCGTGTTGCCCTGACCGTGCCCGTTGTTATCGCCCTTGCCGGAATCGCCCGCCTCACCTTTGCCGTGGCTCGTCGTGCTGGTGCCGCCGGTCGTCCCACCCGTGGTCCCGCCGGTCGTCCCACCCGTGGTCCCGCCGGTCGTTCCACCCGTGGTCCCGATACCGTGATGAGTGTCATCGTCAATAACCGGCGAATCCGCCGAGACGTCGCCGCGGACCGGGAACACGAGGAGGGTGATCCGCCCGGCGATCTGCTGTGAACCCACCGGCGTCGAGAGGATAACCGCCGGTGTGCCGACAAAGCGGTCGAGAACAGTCGGCGATATCTTCTCGGTTCCCGCCCACACGCCCGTGCTGTCACGCAGCACGACGTACGACTGCGTCCCGCTCGGCGTCGTCATCGTCACCGTAAGCGTCACACAGCTCGGATCGTTGCAGGCTACCGTCGCCAGGATACCCTGTGTTGTATTGATTGGAGTTGGAGCCGGCTGCGCGCTGGCGATGCGGTTTAGCCCAAACCACGCGACCGCGAGAATGATAGCTACCGCACCCACACGCCTCAGGTCAAACATAACAGTTCCTCCCCCGTCAAATGACCACATCCGCTACCTAGTACGCTTGAACCTAGGGTACCTGCTGCGAGGCAGTCTTCAAAGGGTGGGAACACCGATAAGACTTTGCGTCTCTCGGCAGGGATGAAGCAGTATGATCAGCGGGTTTTCCCTGGTATATGGGTGCTGGTGCCCCCGATACCAACCGGTTATGCGGGCGTTCCCAACATCGACCGCCATCCATTGGGTTTGTCGGGGGGGTGACATGCTCATTACGAAGGGAGGTTCCACAGGGCCGCGTTGCACGGGCGTCGAAAAAAGCTCTCAAAATGCGCCCTTCGCGATATTTCCGCCGATGACGCGACGAGCAGTCCGGAAGGGGCAGAAGGCCGGCTCACCGGACGGCACGTCCCCTGCCCTTGTCGACGAGTCGTCGTACGCGGTCGTGCTGATCGGGGGCGACAGCCGGATAGGGTACGTTTCCCCGCAGGCGGTACAGATCACCGGCTATCGCGCCGACGAACTGATCGGCATTGACACGTTCACGCTCATTCATCCGGACGATCAGGAACGGATGCGCGGGCTTTTCGCCGCGTTGCTGTCGCGACCCGGCGCCACCGTAGCGGCGGAATGCCGCGGCGTTCGAAAGGACGGCTCCGTCTGGCGGGCGGCGGCGCGAGGGACCAATCTGATCGACGATCCCGGGGTCCGGGCGATCGCGGTCACCTACCGCGACATCACCGAGAAGCAACACGCCGGGGACGCGCGGCGGACCCCGGAGGAAGCATTCCGCGACAGCGAGGAGCGCAGCCGCCTGATTCTCGCCTCCGCGCGCCAGGCCTATATCGCCATCGATGCCGGCGGCGTGATCACGGAATGGAACACCGCGGCTCAGTTCACATTCGGGTGGACCCGCGCGGAAGCGGTGGGACGCGAACTGGCGGCGCTCATCATTCCGCCGCGCTACCGCGAGGCCCACATCAACGGGTTGAAGCGGTTCGGCGAAACCGGCGAAGCCCGCATCGTTGGCAGGCGGAACGAGTTTCCGGCGCTGCACCGTGACGGGCACGAGTTTCCGGTGGAGTTCTCGATTTCGGTGCTGCGTCAGGGCGGCGCGTATTCGTTTCACGCATTCGTCGCCGACTTGACCGTGCGCGCGCGGATGGAAGCTGCGCTGCGCGAAGGCGAGGCGCGCATCCGGTCAATCGTGGAGTCTACCTCGGAGGGCATCATGTTCGTCTCGTCGGACGGACGGGTGGCTTCCGTGAACCGCCGCGCGCAGGAGATGCTGGCGGTGGATCACGCGACCACCGAAGGAATCAGTTTTGCCGCTGTGCTCGCCCGGATCGGATTTCGCGAGCAAGATCAGCGCGCGCTCAGCGCCGCGGCGCAGGCAGTGCTCGGCGGCCTCGAAGAAGACTACCAGGGCGATGTGGAACTCCCGGCCCGGCGCTTGGTCGTCCACTGGGTCGCGCGGGCCGCTCGCGACAGCACCGGCTTCTTGACCGGATTGACCTTCACGCTCAGGGACGTGACCCAGGAGCGCGAGGTCGGCCGGATGAAATCCGAGTTCGTTTCGTTCGTCACCCATCAACTCCGGACGCCGCTTGCCGGGACCAAGTGGCTGCTGGAGCTGGCCGCGGATGCCGAGGATGCCCGCGATGTGCGCGGGTACATTCAGGACGCCCGCGAGGTCAACGAACGGATGGTCCGCCTGGTCAACGACCTGCTGGACCTGTCGCGCCTCGAGACCGGTGCCCTGCACGTCGATGTGGAGATGACCGACCTGGGTGCGCTCACGCGCAGCGTGGCCAGCGAACTTCAGTCGGTGATCCGGCAGAAAGAGCACACACTGTCGATCGTCGGCGCGTGCGATGTTCCGCCGGTCCCGACCGATCCGAAACTGCTCCGCCAGGTCTTCAGCAACCTGCTCGCCAACGCGGTCAAGTACACGCCGCCGGGAGGGACGATCCGCGTCACGATCCGCCGGGACAGCGAGCAGGTCACTTGGTCCGTGAAGGACACCGGCATCGGCATCCCGGCGCGCGATATTCCGCTGTTGTTCCAGAAGTTCTACCGTGCCGAAAATGCGCTCGCGATCAACGCTGAAGGCACCGGTCTCGGGCTCGCGCTCGTCCGCCTCATCACGGAACGCCTCGGCGGCCGTGTGTGGTGCGAATCTGAGGAAGGACAGGGGACGACCTTTTTCTGTGTCCTGCCGCTCGCGAGGGGGCCGGCCGATGGTGACGCCGCGGCGCACGCAAGTCCTAATCGTTGAGGACGACGAGTTTCTCGGGAAGGCCTGTCACGACACGCTGCGGCGAGACGGGTACCAAGTGGTCGTGGCACATGACGGCGAGGAGGCGCTACGGAAAGTAAAGGCAGACCTCCCGGACGTCGTCCTGCTCGACTGGCTGCTGCCCAAAGTGCCCGGCCTGGAAGTACTCCGGGCGCTCAAGACCGATGCCCGCTCTCGCGACGTGCCGGTTCTTGTACTCTCCAACTCGTCCCGCGAGGAAGACCGGGAGCGGGCTTTGGCACTCGGAGCGGCCGGGTATCTGATCAAGGCAGACCTATCCCTCCGCGATCTGCGCTGCCGCGTCAAGAATGTCCTGAAGGTCTCTTGAGGTGCCGGCGCCCGGCGCGGCCAAAGACGACGGGAGCCGGACGATCCTGCTCGTCGAGGACGACCGGCTGCTGCGCAAGGCGGCTGAGAGCGCCCTGCGGCAGCGAGGATTTCGGGTGTTGACGGCGACAAACGGCGACGAAGCACTGCGGACGGCGGCGGCGGAGATCCCGAATCTGGTACTGCTCGACCTCGTCATGCCGGGTCTGCCGGGCTACCAGGTCCTGAGAGCGCTGAAGGACAACGACGCGACCGCGGCCATTCCGGTCGTGGTCCTCACAAACCTCGGCCAGGACTCGGACGTGCAGCGGGCTCTCGACGCGGGGGCGGTCGCCTATGCGATCAAGAGCAACCTTGCCCTCAAGGAGCTTGTTGCCCTCATCCGACGGGTCCTGCTTACTCCCGGACCGCCTCCAGGTACTTGAGAACCGCCCGCACGCGCGGCTGGACCGAGGAATTCTGCCGGTCGATCTCCAGGCGCTGGTAGATCTGGTTGATCTGGTTCTCTACCGATTTCTCGGTGATGTACAGGCCCTGCGCGATGCCCGCGTTGGTAAAGCCCTGGGCCATGTGCGCGAGGATCTCGCGCTGCCGGGGGGTCAGATTGGCGAGATCGCCGGCGATTTTCTTCGGGACGCCCCGGACGATCTCGGGATCCAGCACGACGAGACCGCGGGCTGCCCCTTCGATGGCGCGCACGAGCGAGCCGATGTCCGACACTGACTTCTTGAGCAGATATGCCCAGCCGGCGGTAACCTCGCGCGCAACGGTGACCGCGAAATAGGGCTCGGCATGGTTGGACAGCCAGACAATGCCGATGTCCGGCTGCCGGCTTTTGACCGACAGCCCGACCTGCAGGCCGCTCACTCCGCCTCGCAACTCGATGTCCAGCGTCGCAACGTTGGGGTGCGTGTCGAGGATGCACTGCTGGGCCTCGTTCGCATCGGCCAGGGCGGCGACGACGTGGAACGTCGGCACGGAGGACAAGGCATTGACAAGAAGATCACGGTACAGATCTTCGTCTTCGGCGATAACAATGGTAATCTTGTCTCGGCGTTCTTCGGGCATAAGTCTCCCGGACCAAGAGTTCCGTCCATAAGCACGCAACAGCGCGCAGGTGTTCGGTAAGTCACCGTGAAAACCCTGCCCCCATGGGTAGCAGCACACCGCGCCACGCTGAATTGTACCAAGAACTGGCGAACGCGGCATGGGAGATCACCGCGGCGCGTGCCGTGGTCCTGGGTCGCCTCGACCGCGCCACCATGCTGGTCAGTACTCTCGCCCTGGCCCCCACCGGTGCGGCAGTCCCTCGCGAAGCCGCCGGCGCTCTTAAAACAGCGGTGAGGGCCGATGCCAACCCGCGCCTCCGGCACGTGTACGTCGAGGGCCGGGAGGTGTCCGCATCCCCTCGTGCCCTGCTGGATACGCGGTCCCGTCGGGAACCCGGCGGGGACGGATGGGTGACGATCTTGCCCATCGAAACCCGTCGAGGGATTGCGGGCTCTCTCACGCTGTTCGCGCGGCGGCGGCCCGCGCCGCTGCAGAGGCGCCGTTACCGCGCGGCCGCGCGGCTCGCGTCGCTGATCTTCGACCTGAGCGACGATGTGCGCGAGTATATCCGCGACGACGAACGCGTACGGAAGGAGGCGGCTTCCCTGCTCCACGGCACCCATGCGGCGCTCATCGCGATCCGGCATCGCCTGGGAGAGAGCCGTAAACTGCTTGCCGCCGATCCCACGCACGCGGACGCGGTCCTCGAGAACGCCCGCGGCGAGCTCGAGCGGATCGGAGAGCGAGATATCGGCCGGACGAGCCGCCGGTTGTTTCCGCTGGTTATCCGCATGAGCCTTGCGCCCGCCCTGGAAGGCCTCGCCGACCTTTGTGGACCCAATGTGAAGATCGTCCTGTGGATCGAGAGAGCGATCGCCCGGATGGACGATCCGCTCGACAACCGGTTGCCCGAGGCTGTGCGTCTTGCGGTCTACCGCGTGGCGGAGGCGGCAGTTATCCGCGCGGCGGCCGGTTCCCCTGCGCCGCGGCTCGAAATCAGCCTCAGCCGATCAGGCGGTCCGGCGCTGATCCTGAAGGTGCGGGACGTTTCGAACCGTCCGGCGAACTCGGCGCAGCGACAGCCGTACCCCGGCGATCTTCTGCTCCGCGTGCACGACGCAGGCGGAACGTTGAGGGTCTCAAGCCGACGCGGCGGGGGGATGTCCTGGTCGGCGTCTTTCCCGCTGCCCGGCGAAGATGAAGCGGCGCGATCCGCTACTCCGCGAAGTCCTGTGTAACGGCCATGCCGAACTGCCCCGCCGAGAAGACCCCGATTCCCACGCGGCGAAATCGCGGTTCTAGGATGTTTTCAAGGTGCCCGCTGCTTGCCACCAGCGCCCGGTGCGCGGCACTGCAGCTCACCGCGAACGTCACGTTTTCGCCCACCAGGCCTCGGGTCACAACGTGCGACAGCCGGTCTAGAGCGGACGGGCCCGCGGGGGAACCATGCCCCACGTACCCGCCGGTGACCATATCGTGCGAGTGGGCACGCGCCACTGCCTGCAGACTGCGGTCCATGCGCAATGGAGGGAGCCCGTGCTGCGCCCGCGCCGAATTCAAAAGCGCGAGGAGCTGCTGCTCGGCGTCGGGTTGGTCGACCGACTGAGACGTCCGCACATCCAGCGCGACCATAACAGAGGCGTCGCTGGAGGATTGTGCAGAAGCGATCAGGAGGCCGGGGCCGAGCAACAGCAGCGCGGACAGGACAACACAGAGGACCGAGCCGAAGCGCGAGCGGTCGGCGAACACGTTGGAGCGCCCCTTTCGGCAGCCCGGCAACCCCCCCATGTTGAACGTCCGCGAGGGGGCCCGCAGCTTTGCGTCCCTGGGTTACCCCAGGTTTGCCTTTTCGCTGGAGCTGAACTATTCGGTATTATTCTTCCCTGGATCGGGGCATTCTAGACATACGAGTTGGAGGATACTGGAGACCTAGCCCTTGCGGATGGTGGACGTGTCCGCCGCTCGCTCCCAGTTGAGATAGGCCTTGCCCGCCTCTGTACCAACGGCGCCGACGGCGAGCAACCGACGCGCCTGCGCTCCCGCACCGACGGCGTCGCATGCGGCGAGCAGCCGGCTCAGCATGTC
Protein-coding regions in this window:
- a CDS encoding response regulator transcription factor gives rise to the protein MPEERRDKITIVIAEDEDLYRDLLVNALSSVPTFHVVAALADANEAQQCILDTHPNVATLDIELRGGVSGLQVGLSVKSRQPDIGIVWLSNHAEPYFAVTVAREVTAGWAYLLKKSVSDIGSLVRAIEGAARGLVVLDPEIVRGVPKKIAGDLANLTPRQREILAHMAQGFTNAGIAQGLYITEKSVENQINQIYQRLEIDRQNSSVQPRVRAVLKYLEAVRE
- a CDS encoding CAP domain-containing protein produces the protein MFADRSRFGSVLCVVLSALLLLGPGLLIASAQSSSDASVMVALDVRTSQSVDQPDAEQQLLALLNSARAQHGLPPLRMDRSLQAVARAHSHDMVTGGYVGHGSPAGPSALDRLSHVVTRGLVGENVTFAVSCSAAHRALVASSGHLENILEPRFRRVGIGVFSAGQFGMAVTQDFAE
- a CDS encoding response regulator → MVTPRRTQVLIVEDDEFLGKACHDTLRRDGYQVVVAHDGEEALRKVKADLPDVVLLDWLLPKVPGLEVLRALKTDARSRDVPVLVLSNSSREEDRERALALGAAGYLIKADLSLRDLRCRVKNVLKVS
- a CDS encoding PAS domain S-box protein codes for the protein MTRRAVRKGQKAGSPDGTSPALVDESSYAVVLIGGDSRIGYVSPQAVQITGYRADELIGIDTFTLIHPDDQERMRGLFAALLSRPGATVAAECRGVRKDGSVWRAAARGTNLIDDPGVRAIAVTYRDITEKQHAGDARRTPEEAFRDSEERSRLILASARQAYIAIDAGGVITEWNTAAQFTFGWTRAEAVGRELAALIIPPRYREAHINGLKRFGETGEARIVGRRNEFPALHRDGHEFPVEFSISVLRQGGAYSFHAFVADLTVRARMEAALREGEARIRSIVESTSEGIMFVSSDGRVASVNRRAQEMLAVDHATTEGISFAAVLARIGFREQDQRALSAAAQAVLGGLEEDYQGDVELPARRLVVHWVARAARDSTGFLTGLTFTLRDVTQEREVGRMKSEFVSFVTHQLRTPLAGTKWLLELAADAEDARDVRGYIQDAREVNERMVRLVNDLLDLSRLETGALHVDVEMTDLGALTRSVASELQSVIRQKEHTLSIVGACDVPPVPTDPKLLRQVFSNLLANAVKYTPPGGTIRVTIRRDSEQVTWSVKDTGIGIPARDIPLLFQKFYRAENALAINAEGTGLGLALVRLITERLGGRVWCESEEGQGTTFFCVLPLARGPADGDAAAHASPNR
- a CDS encoding DUF5819 family protein, with translation MISRIRVWAANGLRVTLLAWLVFHFALTGVYVLYNNPVRRALAPILNAYIDKYFAQGWGLFAPDPMSDNLSLMIRPLTPAESAAVGRLGVPKTGWYDLTRALWEHRQRMPFSYDEALGHFHIVEMVDYLDGDPASFRYLYPCREEGAKACEAAKAAHVQARQQAILYLWRLGSEFVNARFPAPKYNAMALKIHDQFATPWPDRGSGRREVRDTLIGVYAADPTRSPMPVPAVEVR
- a CDS encoding response regulator is translated as MPAPGAAKDDGSRTILLVEDDRLLRKAAESALRQRGFRVLTATNGDEALRTAAAEIPNLVLLDLVMPGLPGYQVLRALKDNDATAAIPVVVLTNLGQDSDVQRALDAGAVAYAIKSNLALKELVALIRRVLLTPGPPPGT
- a CDS encoding DCC1-like thiol-disulfide oxidoreductase family protein, whose translation is MSPVRAGWRWLAHHPHQRAGLRIMQVLLGCALLFKAIIYWPLADALWGPNGVAAGQSYVGLFGARAGGVLDAVFRTSAGTHTVLAAIGLGALGLLAGRSFYASVFLALAGFSLLVWRLPFSQGDDDLTRLALTYMLLTLPPRAQVPPGALRVWIHNIGVLAIAAQVAILYFFAGFAKGFGEEWQHGTALYYGSQSALFSSPLFQHITQSPWIVTPGTYISVVYPIMFPVAILSPFRVPWLVWGMIFHFLTAIFMGLWAFGTLMIGMDLFLITDREYATLRQWVRARVRGTAPAARLYIDGFCPTCRATARVLANLDWRGRVEIVSFRDPAVPVPPDLTPARLETEMVLVDLRRGQVVGGFQAIRVLARQLPLLWPVRPLLAVIAWSGWGDRAYRYLAENRRIIPDPRACHLGTCEVHGDGRPRSADGAVPTSAPPRAVGR